CCAGTGCGCTGGTCGATTTCCTCACGCCGCAAGGGCGGCTGCGGGCGGTGTTGCGCAGTGCGCGGGGCAAGGCCGGGACACTGGCACGGCCCTTCGTGGCGCTGGAGGTTGAATTCCGCGGCAAGGGTGAGCTGAAGAATGTCGGGCGCATGGAGAGCTCCGGCACCTCGGCGTGGCTCAATGGCGAGGCGCTGTTCAGCGGTCTCTATCTCAATGAATTGCTGATTAGACTGCTGCCCGCGGAAGATCCGCACCCAGGAGTGTTCGACCATTATGCCGCGACCCTGCTGGCCTTGGCCGAAGGTCGACCACTGGAACCGTTGCTGCGCTCCTTCGAATGGCGATTGCTTGATGATCTCGGCTACGGCTTTTCCATGAACACCGATATTCACGGTGAGCCCGTCGCTGCGGACGGTCTCTACCGGTTGCAAGTGGACGCCGGACTCGAGCGGGTTTATCTGCTGCAGCCGGGCCTGTTCAACGGCACTGAACTGCTGGCCATGGCCGAAGCCGACTGGTCGGCGCCCGGTGCACTTTCTGCCGCCAAGCGTCTGATGCGCCAGGCGCTGGCGGTGCATTTGGGCGGGCGTCCGCTTGTCAGTCGCGAGCTGTTTCGCAAGCCCTGATATGCTGTGCGCCGAATCTCTCAATTCAGGAGCGCATCCGTGACCAGCAGCAATCGCATTCTTCTCGGCGTGAACATCGACCACGTCGCCACCCTGCGTCAGGCCCGTGGCACGCGTTACCCGGATCCGGTCAAGGCAGCGCTGGATGCAGAAGAAGCGGGCGCCGACGGTATCACCGTGCACCTGCGCGAAGATCGCCGGCACATTCAGGAGCGCGATGTGCTGCTGCTCAAGGATGTGCTGCAAACGCGCATGAA
This genomic interval from Pseudomonas koreensis contains the following:
- the recO gene encoding DNA repair protein RecO; its protein translation is MSQTPPPAQPAYVLHSRAYRETSALVDFLTPQGRLRAVLRSARGKAGTLARPFVALEVEFRGKGELKNVGRMESSGTSAWLNGEALFSGLYLNELLIRLLPAEDPHPGVFDHYAATLLALAEGRPLEPLLRSFEWRLLDDLGYGFSMNTDIHGEPVAADGLYRLQVDAGLERVYLLQPGLFNGTELLAMAEADWSAPGALSAAKRLMRQALAVHLGGRPLVSRELFRKP